A region of Bacillus rossius redtenbacheri isolate Brsri chromosome 2, Brsri_v3, whole genome shotgun sequence DNA encodes the following proteins:
- the LOC134528981 gene encoding neurogenin-2-like, translating to MKRHRRMKANDRERQRMHLLNDALDRLRRVLPTFPEDTKLTKIETLRFAHNYIFALIQTVGMGERLEGLLQAPQPRPVTLSMGSVTVSIGGSRGNMITSSTGSCAAAHQRRCGGAPGPAHPWPADQSPRGEDECCDLAACRRSSPCAAYSPHDMFHIH from the coding sequence ATGAAGCGCCACCGCCGCATGAAGGCCAACGACCGCGAGCGCCAGCGCATGCACCTGCTGAACGACGCGCTGGACCGCCTGCGCCGGGTGCTGCCCACCTTCCCCGAGGACACCAAGCTCACCAAGATCGAGACGCTGCGGTTCGCGCACAACTACATCTTCGCGCTGATCCAGACGGTGGGCATGGGCGAGCGCCTCGAGGGCCTGCTGCAGGCGCCGCAGCCGCGGCCCGTCACGCTCAGCATGGGCAGCGTGACGGTCAGCATCGGCGGCAGCCGCGGCAACATGATCACCTCCAGCACGGGCAGTTGCGCGGCCGCCCACCAGAGGCGCTGCGGCGGCGCGCCGGGCCCCGCCCACCCCTGGCCGGCGGACCAATCGCCGCGCGGCGAGGACGAGTGCTGCGACCTGGCGGCGTGCCGCCGGAGCTCGCCCTGCGCCGCCTACAGCCCGCACGACATGTTCCACATACACTAG